In the Candidatus Polarisedimenticolaceae bacterium genome, one interval contains:
- a CDS encoding carboxypeptidase regulatory-like domain-containing protein — protein MSLRRIAAAAVVALGAVVSAFAQSGTGGLKVVVIDGSDKTPMPGVVVTISSPSQLVPNTAIQTDATGTALFPVLRAGGDYVLDIFMPGYSRQKMPKVRVEIGRTSTVAIALSPEMVETITVEGTKGSVDIDKEGTSTKYSDQFIQDLPVAGRLYQNVLTLAPGVQDADGDGNPNVLGARDRDFKATVNGVSNQDPLTGQWLNLVNQDSIEEVEIIQTGAGAEYGRAQGGFAQIIQKQGSNDFEGTFNFIYQSKALNGNGATDIPSDQLSDFRTLQPAVSISGPVVRDKLWYRFAYELLDREDPVPIGGTAVNVNTTRQNMDGQLTWQVSPRNKLAFQVRADPLEQTNGGVSQVTPVDSSYSLELGGPTYQVQWTAPYSPKLFVDSLIAYQDTTQKISPTTSGVANDCITADGNVTLEFANCFNVDTSTSSGSYPLTWDDSRQRMTVKSDGTYFAGQFWGANHEFKAGMIIENERYFRKLTRRPTGNFFVLEPSFVPDEGSEELDPIGIYAGSFAVPEQSSARAVGTSWSFYASDQIKPLNNLTINVGFRFDREQIDSDGWIPFDPEAEARRYLAGYAIDDNQSATIAANSFTAYEGVNQLAEQIKAYLGENANLGGSAQQSTFAVNTRRQGSINLVNNNFAPRLSVAWDPWSDGKTKFAASYGRYYDKIFLAVPLIELEPVIANVTFDAELLNNEWVVNPSNTPINPALTVSVVDRNLRTPYQDEYALSFERELWTETTFRATIVKRNFEDQLQDINLNKVPGDYGTCVVQSTPDGPYIDTTTPDGIIDDCAGELLGVGSEVVGGGSGFGRDRVLTRPDGIPDLYLQNPYWGDIFFVGNYNQAEYKGLILALERRQYRNWQMDASYTYSEAKGSAEDFQLALGDDRSTLADEYGYLSFDQRHVVKVNATTLTPWGFRLGTSVSWQSGLPYSILTRDFSYTTSPPQYALLGGSDSPVRQFYPTGQRNDQRNRSYWNFDVKASKEMNLPRGLNLQLSVLVKNLLNDGTYIVFTPGINYGRQINGVNDATQRFGRQFELGMRLAF, from the coding sequence CAGCACCGTGGCGATCGCGCTCTCCCCCGAGATGGTGGAGACGATCACCGTCGAGGGAACCAAGGGGTCGGTCGACATCGACAAAGAGGGGACCTCGACGAAGTACAGCGACCAGTTCATCCAGGACCTCCCCGTCGCGGGCCGCCTCTACCAGAACGTGCTCACCCTCGCGCCCGGCGTGCAGGACGCCGACGGGGACGGCAACCCGAACGTGCTCGGCGCACGCGACCGCGACTTCAAGGCGACCGTCAACGGCGTGAGCAACCAGGACCCGCTGACCGGGCAGTGGCTCAACCTCGTCAACCAGGACTCCATCGAGGAGGTCGAGATCATCCAGACCGGCGCCGGCGCCGAATACGGCCGCGCGCAGGGCGGGTTCGCCCAGATCATCCAGAAGCAGGGCTCGAACGACTTCGAAGGCACGTTCAACTTCATCTACCAGTCGAAGGCGCTCAACGGGAACGGTGCGACGGACATCCCGTCCGACCAGCTGTCCGACTTCCGGACGCTCCAGCCCGCGGTTTCGATCTCGGGCCCCGTGGTCCGCGACAAGCTCTGGTACCGTTTCGCGTACGAGCTGCTCGACCGCGAGGACCCGGTCCCGATCGGCGGGACCGCCGTCAACGTGAACACGACGCGGCAGAACATGGACGGTCAGCTGACCTGGCAGGTTTCCCCGCGGAACAAGCTGGCGTTCCAGGTCCGCGCGGACCCGCTCGAGCAGACCAACGGCGGCGTGTCCCAGGTCACGCCGGTGGACTCTTCGTACAGCCTCGAGCTCGGCGGGCCGACCTATCAGGTGCAGTGGACGGCCCCGTACTCCCCGAAGTTGTTCGTCGACTCGCTGATCGCCTATCAGGACACCACCCAGAAGATCTCTCCCACGACCTCCGGCGTGGCGAACGACTGCATCACGGCCGACGGCAACGTCACCCTCGAGTTCGCCAACTGCTTCAACGTCGACACCTCGACCTCCTCCGGTTCCTACCCCCTGACCTGGGACGACAGCCGGCAGCGCATGACGGTCAAGAGCGACGGCACCTACTTCGCCGGGCAGTTCTGGGGAGCCAACCACGAGTTCAAGGCGGGGATGATCATCGAGAACGAGCGCTACTTCCGGAAGCTGACGCGGCGCCCGACGGGGAACTTCTTCGTTCTCGAGCCGAGCTTCGTCCCGGACGAGGGCTCCGAGGAGCTCGACCCGATCGGGATCTACGCCGGGTCGTTCGCGGTTCCCGAGCAGAGCTCCGCGCGCGCGGTGGGGACGAGCTGGTCCTTCTACGCCTCCGACCAGATCAAGCCCCTCAACAACCTCACGATCAACGTCGGCTTCCGGTTCGACCGGGAGCAGATCGACTCCGACGGCTGGATCCCCTTCGATCCGGAGGCCGAGGCGCGGCGGTACCTCGCGGGCTACGCCATCGACGACAACCAGTCGGCGACCATCGCGGCGAACTCCTTCACCGCCTACGAAGGGGTCAATCAGCTCGCGGAGCAGATCAAGGCCTACCTCGGCGAGAACGCGAACCTCGGCGGGTCGGCGCAGCAGTCCACCTTCGCGGTCAACACGCGGCGCCAGGGGAGCATCAACCTGGTGAACAACAACTTCGCCCCGCGCCTTTCGGTCGCGTGGGACCCGTGGAGCGACGGCAAGACGAAGTTCGCGGCGTCGTACGGGCGCTACTACGACAAGATCTTCCTCGCGGTTCCGCTGATCGAGCTCGAGCCGGTCATCGCGAACGTGACGTTCGACGCCGAGCTCCTCAACAACGAGTGGGTGGTGAATCCCTCGAACACCCCGATCAATCCGGCCCTGACGGTCTCCGTCGTCGACCGCAATCTGAGAACGCCCTACCAGGACGAATACGCCCTGAGCTTCGAGCGCGAGCTCTGGACCGAGACGACGTTCCGCGCCACGATCGTCAAGCGCAACTTCGAGGACCAGCTCCAGGACATCAACCTCAACAAGGTCCCGGGGGACTACGGGACCTGCGTCGTCCAGTCCACTCCCGACGGCCCGTACATCGACACGACCACCCCCGACGGGATCATCGACGACTGCGCGGGCGAGCTCCTCGGCGTCGGTTCCGAGGTCGTCGGCGGGGGCTCCGGGTTCGGCCGGGACCGGGTGCTGACCCGGCCCGACGGGATCCCGGACCTCTACCTCCAGAACCCCTACTGGGGCGACATCTTCTTCGTCGGCAACTACAACCAGGCCGAATACAAGGGGCTCATCCTCGCGCTCGAGCGGCGCCAGTACCGGAACTGGCAGATGGACGCCTCGTACACCTACTCGGAGGCGAAGGGCTCCGCCGAGGACTTCCAGCTCGCGCTCGGCGACGACCGCTCGACGCTCGCCGACGAATACGGGTACCTCTCCTTCGACCAGCGCCACGTCGTGAAGGTCAACGCCACGACCCTGACCCCGTGGGGCTTCCGCCTCGGGACCAGCGTCTCCTGGCAGTCCGGGCTTCCGTATTCGATCCTCACCCGCGACTTCTCGTACACCACCTCTCCCCCGCAGTACGCGCTGCTGGGCGGCTCCGACTCGCCGGTCCGGCAGTTCTACCCGACCGGGCAGCGCAACGACCAGCGCAACCGCTCGTACTGGAACTTCGACGTCAAGGCTTCGAAGGAGATGAACCTCCCGCGCGGCCTGAACCTCCAGCTGAGCGTGCTCGTCAAGAATCTCCTGAACGACGGGACGTACATCGTCTTCACGCCGGGGATCAACTACGGGCGGCAGATCAACGGCGTCAACGACGCCACGCAGCGCTTCGGCCGCCAGTTCGAGCTCGGGATGCGCCTGGCGTTCTAG